One region of Gilliamella sp. ESL0405 genomic DNA includes:
- a CDS encoding cation-translocating P-type ATPase, translated as MKTVEYQFFVEDMSCASCVSRVEKALKKIDGVIDASVNLATEKANVTANANVKLETLMSAVDKAGYHAVEITDQQTHAKDEEKQASLWPIVLSVILAIPFVVPMLLEPFNIHLMMPAWLQLVLASIVQFGLGAKFYRSAFKALKALTGNMDLLVAMGTSAAYGLSLYQLINGDYDHLYFESSVVIITLILFGKWLESRAKHQTTQAIEALSALRPELALVKRGDQQVSLPINQVKVDDIVIIKPGERIAVDGIVIEGASSCDESMLTGESLPVNKTVNSTVTGGTINGEGLLLVKTTAVEADSTLAKIIQMVESAQAKKAPIQRIVDRISAIFVPVILIIALITLLAWGVMYHDWQQALLHAVAVLVIACPCALGLATPTAIMVGTGVAARQGILIKDAEALETLHNINTVAFDKTGTLTLGKPELVEMDVIGTETPDQILSLAASMQAGSEHPLAKAILSKAKQYDYAQNITSVTGSGVMATIDNTEYYLGSLRWMKSLNAYFVDMDDKISELTAKGYTISFLAKQQSENGVAILALFGFADVIKPEAKNAIDALHQLHVNTVMLTGDNQQAANSVGQQLGLDKVIAEVLPQDKANYIYQLQKESHTNTNNRVAMVGDGINDAPALAAADIGIAMGTGTDVAMHAASITLMRGNLYLIADAIDISRRTYNKIKQNLFWAFFYNLIGIPLAALGFLNPMIAGAAMALSSVSVVTNALLLKRWKARAETK; from the coding sequence ATGAAAACAGTTGAATATCAATTTTTTGTTGAAGATATGAGTTGCGCATCATGCGTCAGCCGAGTTGAAAAAGCATTAAAAAAAATTGATGGTGTAATCGATGCCAGTGTCAATCTTGCCACCGAAAAAGCAAACGTGACTGCCAATGCCAATGTTAAATTAGAAACGCTAATGTCGGCGGTGGATAAAGCCGGTTATCATGCGGTGGAAATTACCGATCAACAAACACACGCCAAAGATGAAGAGAAACAAGCGTCACTTTGGCCGATTGTGTTATCGGTTATTTTGGCTATTCCATTTGTTGTGCCGATGCTACTTGAGCCATTTAATATTCATTTGATGATGCCAGCATGGTTACAACTTGTGCTGGCTTCGATTGTTCAATTTGGTCTGGGGGCTAAATTCTATCGTAGTGCTTTTAAGGCACTAAAAGCGTTAACGGGTAATATGGATTTATTAGTGGCAATGGGTACCAGTGCGGCTTATGGTTTGTCACTATATCAACTGATTAATGGCGATTATGATCATCTCTATTTTGAATCATCAGTTGTAATTATTACCCTGATTTTGTTTGGTAAATGGCTCGAGTCAAGAGCAAAACACCAAACCACCCAAGCGATCGAAGCACTTTCCGCCTTAAGGCCTGAACTAGCGTTAGTTAAACGAGGCGATCAACAAGTAAGTTTACCGATCAATCAAGTGAAGGTGGATGATATAGTTATTATCAAACCCGGTGAGCGTATTGCGGTCGACGGTATTGTTATTGAAGGTGCTTCGAGCTGTGATGAATCGATGTTGACCGGGGAAAGTTTACCGGTGAATAAAACCGTAAATAGTACGGTTACCGGCGGTACCATTAATGGTGAAGGGTTATTGTTAGTCAAAACCACAGCGGTTGAAGCCGACTCGACCCTGGCAAAAATTATTCAAATGGTTGAATCTGCGCAAGCTAAAAAAGCGCCAATTCAACGCATTGTTGATCGTATTAGTGCAATCTTTGTGCCGGTAATTTTGATTATCGCTTTAATTACCTTACTGGCATGGGGCGTGATGTATCATGATTGGCAACAAGCATTACTGCATGCTGTTGCCGTATTAGTTATTGCTTGCCCGTGTGCTTTAGGTTTAGCCACGCCAACAGCGATCATGGTTGGAACAGGCGTGGCTGCTCGACAAGGCATTTTAATTAAAGATGCTGAAGCCTTAGAAACATTGCACAATATTAATACCGTCGCATTCGATAAAACCGGCACATTAACCCTAGGTAAACCTGAACTGGTCGAAATGGATGTAATTGGCACTGAGACGCCCGATCAAATCTTATCGCTTGCGGCATCTATGCAAGCGGGCAGTGAGCACCCATTAGCTAAAGCTATCTTGTCTAAAGCAAAACAGTACGATTATGCCCAAAATATTACCTCTGTCACCGGATCGGGGGTCATGGCAACCATTGATAATACCGAATATTATTTAGGTAGTTTACGCTGGATGAAGTCATTAAATGCCTATTTTGTTGATATGGATGATAAAATCAGTGAGCTTACTGCGAAAGGTTATACCATCTCATTTTTAGCTAAGCAACAATCTGAAAATGGTGTAGCGATACTGGCTTTATTTGGTTTTGCTGATGTGATAAAACCCGAAGCCAAAAATGCTATTGATGCACTACATCAATTACATGTTAATACCGTTATGCTAACCGGTGATAATCAACAAGCTGCAAATTCGGTAGGGCAGCAGTTAGGCCTAGATAAAGTTATTGCAGAAGTGTTACCACAGGACAAAGCTAATTATATCTATCAATTACAAAAAGAGAGTCATACTAATACCAATAATCGAGTAGCAATGGTTGGCGACGGTATTAATGATGCTCCCGCTTTGGCAGCTGCTGATATTGGTATAGCAATGGGGACGGGGACAGATGTGGCAATGCATGCAGCAAGTATTACCTTAATGCGTGGTAATTTGTATCTTATTGCTGATGCGATTGATATTTCCCGCCGAACTTATAATAAGATCAAACAAAACCTATTTTGGGCGTTTTTTTATAACTTAATTGGTATTCCATTAGCCGCATTGGGCTTTTTAAATCCAATGATAGCCGGCGCTGCTATGGCATTAAGTAGTGTCAGTGTTGTCACCAATGCTTTATTACTTAAACGCTGGAAGGCAAGGGCAGAAACTAAGTAA